Proteins encoded together in one Salarchaeum sp. JOR-1 window:
- a CDS encoding zinc-binding dehydrogenase, with translation MRAAVLREYGEPLDVTEVDRPTAAPHGVVVEVDACGVCRSDWHAWKGHGEWADDDVPTGQILGHEPAGRVVEVGDRVSEFAVGDAVAVPFCLGDGSCPRCLAGHGNRCEDGYALGFEPAVPGAFAEYVAVPHADYNVTHRPESVSARAAAALGCRFMTAFHALAHRAPLDAGDWVAVHGCGGVGLSAVQVASALGARVVAVDIRDDALDAAARMDAAETVNAAEADAAAEIQERVGGAHVSLDALGSAETCRASVESLRSGGTHVQLGLTTDAEKGEVSLPTDYMTRHELSFLGSRGMSPTSYDELFALIDAEKVDPGALVTRELSLDAVPERLAAMDDYGTNGVEVVTEF, from the coding sequence ATGCGAGCCGCAGTCCTGCGCGAGTACGGGGAACCGCTCGACGTCACGGAAGTCGACCGACCGACGGCCGCCCCGCACGGGGTCGTGGTCGAGGTGGACGCCTGTGGGGTGTGTCGGAGCGACTGGCACGCGTGGAAGGGCCACGGGGAGTGGGCGGACGACGACGTTCCCACGGGGCAGATTCTGGGCCACGAACCCGCGGGACGAGTCGTCGAGGTCGGCGACCGGGTGTCGGAGTTCGCGGTCGGCGACGCGGTGGCGGTGCCGTTCTGCCTCGGCGACGGGTCGTGTCCGCGGTGTCTCGCGGGGCACGGGAACCGCTGTGAGGACGGGTACGCGCTCGGGTTCGAGCCCGCGGTTCCGGGCGCGTTCGCGGAGTACGTCGCGGTGCCGCACGCTGACTACAACGTCACGCACCGCCCCGAGTCCGTGTCGGCGCGCGCGGCGGCGGCGCTCGGCTGTCGGTTCATGACGGCGTTCCACGCGCTCGCGCACCGCGCGCCGCTCGACGCGGGCGACTGGGTCGCCGTCCACGGCTGCGGCGGCGTCGGGCTGTCGGCGGTGCAGGTCGCGAGCGCGCTCGGCGCGCGCGTCGTCGCGGTCGACATCCGGGACGACGCGCTCGACGCCGCGGCCCGGATGGACGCGGCCGAAACAGTGAACGCCGCCGAGGCGGACGCCGCCGCGGAGATCCAGGAACGCGTCGGCGGCGCGCACGTGTCGCTGGACGCGCTCGGGAGCGCGGAGACGTGCCGGGCGTCCGTCGAGAGCCTGCGGTCGGGCGGCACGCACGTCCAGCTCGGCCTCACCACGGACGCCGAGAAGGGGGAGGTGAGTCTGCCGACGGACTACATGACCCGGCACGAACTCTCCTTCCTCGGGTCGCGGGGGATGTCGCCGACGAGCTACGACGAACTGTTCGCGCTCATCGACGCCGAGAAGGTAGACCCGGGCGCGCTCGTCACGCGCGAACTCTCGCTGGACGCGGTTCCGGAGCGGCTGGCGGCGATGGACGACTACGGGACGAACGGCGTGGAAGTGGTGACGGAGTTCTAG
- a CDS encoding replication factor C large subunit produces the protein MDWTEKYRPSSLSEVRGNDKARDALKEWAETWDDHREAVIVHGSPGVGKTSAAHALASDMGWDTIELNASDSRTKDVIERVAGEAAKSGTLTGGSGGRKLIVMDEADNIHGNADRGGARAVTRLVKEASQPMVLIANEYYDMSNGLRNACREIEFRDVSRRSIVPVLRDICRREGVEYEDAALDALARKNAGDLRSAVNDLQALAETDDVLEAEDVVTGDRDTTEGIFDFLDDVIKNKGAQESLQAAYDVDETPDDLLNWVEDNVPKDYSGSELADAYGFLSNADKWLGRVRATQNYSYWRYATDNVAAGVAAARQGDHGGWTRYGPPSYWSKLGSSRGTREKRDYVARHIAESAGVSMGSARRELIPFLAAMTHHCKNRELTVAMAAAYEMSEEHVAFVTGSGKTTNKVESIVADAAELREERAVEHSGGAFEGQADLADADAADGEPDAEDDVFVEEEESANADDEGADDAQSGLEDFF, from the coding sequence ATGGATTGGACGGAGAAGTACCGCCCGTCGTCGCTCTCGGAGGTTCGGGGCAACGACAAGGCCCGGGACGCCCTGAAGGAGTGGGCGGAGACGTGGGACGACCACCGGGAGGCGGTCATCGTCCACGGGTCGCCGGGCGTAGGGAAGACGTCGGCGGCGCACGCGCTCGCCAGCGACATGGGCTGGGACACCATCGAGTTGAACGCGAGCGACAGCCGGACGAAGGACGTCATCGAGCGCGTCGCGGGCGAGGCGGCGAAATCGGGGACGCTCACCGGCGGGTCGGGCGGGCGGAAACTCATCGTGATGGACGAGGCGGACAACATCCACGGGAACGCCGACCGCGGCGGGGCGCGCGCGGTGACACGCCTGGTGAAGGAGGCGAGTCAGCCGATGGTGCTCATCGCGAACGAGTACTACGACATGTCGAACGGCCTCCGGAACGCGTGCCGGGAGATCGAGTTCCGGGACGTCTCCCGGCGCAGCATCGTTCCCGTTCTGCGCGACATCTGTCGGCGGGAGGGCGTGGAGTACGAGGACGCCGCGCTGGACGCGCTCGCGCGGAAGAACGCGGGCGACCTGCGATCCGCGGTGAACGACCTGCAGGCGCTCGCGGAGACCGACGACGTGCTCGAAGCGGAGGACGTGGTGACGGGCGACCGGGACACGACGGAGGGCATCTTCGACTTCCTCGACGACGTCATCAAGAACAAGGGCGCGCAGGAGTCCCTGCAGGCGGCGTACGACGTGGACGAGACGCCGGACGACCTCCTGAACTGGGTGGAGGACAACGTCCCGAAGGATTATTCTGGATCTGAGTTGGCGGACGCCTACGGCTTCCTGTCGAACGCCGACAAGTGGCTGGGGCGGGTGCGCGCGACCCAGAACTACTCGTACTGGCGGTACGCGACCGACAACGTCGCGGCGGGCGTCGCTGCCGCGCGGCAGGGCGACCACGGCGGCTGGACGCGGTACGGTCCGCCGTCGTACTGGTCGAAGCTCGGGAGTTCGCGCGGCACGCGGGAGAAGCGGGATTACGTCGCGCGACACATCGCTGAGTCCGCGGGCGTGAGCATGGGGAGCGCGCGCCGCGAACTGATACCGTTCCTCGCGGCGATGACGCACCACTGCAAGAACCGCGAGCTCACGGTGGCGATGGCCGCCGCCTACGAGATGAGCGAGGAACACGTCGCGTTCGTCACGGGCAGCGGGAAGACCACGAACAAGGTCGAGTCCATCGTCGCTGACGCAGCGGAACTCCGCGAGGAGCGCGCGGTCGAGCACTCGGGCGGCGCGTTCGAGGGGCAAGCCGACCTCGCGGACGCGGACGCCGCGGACGGCGAACCGGACGCGGAAGACGACGTGTTCGTCGAAGAGGAGGAGTCGGCGAACGCCGACGATGAGGGCGCGGACGACGCGCAGTCCGGGCTGGAGGACTTCTTCTAG
- a CDS encoding amino acid ABC transporter ATP-binding protein — MSEAQLVFDGVNKYFGENHVLKDIDLDVEDGEVVVVVGPSGSGKSTLLRCTNRLEEIQSGEIRLEGVSLTDPETDINRLRQRIGMVFQSFNLFPHKTALENITLAPRKVKGVSGDEAERTARDLLSRVGLERKADSYPHQLSGGQQQRVAIARALAMHPHVMLFDEVTSALDPELVGEVLSVMRDLADEGMTMMVVTHEMGFAREVGDRIVLMADGEKVEEAPPAEFFENPETDRAQQFLSKFLEV; from the coding sequence ATGAGCGAGGCACAGCTCGTCTTCGACGGCGTGAACAAGTACTTCGGCGAGAACCACGTCCTGAAGGATATCGACCTCGACGTCGAGGACGGCGAAGTCGTCGTCGTCGTCGGCCCCTCGGGGAGCGGGAAATCCACACTCCTTCGGTGTACGAACCGCCTCGAGGAGATTCAGTCCGGCGAGATCCGACTGGAGGGGGTCTCCCTCACCGACCCCGAGACGGACATCAACCGCCTCCGCCAGCGAATCGGCATGGTGTTCCAGTCGTTCAACCTCTTCCCGCACAAGACCGCGCTCGAAAACATCACGCTCGCCCCGCGAAAGGTCAAGGGTGTCTCGGGAGACGAGGCCGAACGCACGGCGCGCGACCTCCTGAGCCGCGTCGGGCTCGAACGGAAGGCCGACTCGTATCCCCACCAGCTCAGCGGCGGCCAACAGCAACGCGTCGCCATCGCCAGAGCGCTCGCGATGCATCCGCACGTGATGCTGTTCGACGAGGTGACGAGCGCGCTCGACCCCGAACTCGTCGGGGAAGTGCTGTCCGTGATGCGCGACCTCGCGGACGAGGGGATGACGATGATGGTCGTCACCCACGAGATGGGGTTCGCGCGCGAGGTCGGAGACCGCATCGTGCTCATGGCGGACGGCGAGAAGGTCGAGGAAGCCCCTCCCGCGGAGTTCTTCGAGAACCCGGAGACGGATCGCGCCCAACAGTTCCTCTCGAAGTTCCTCGAAGTCTAG
- a CDS encoding basic amino acid ABC transporter substrate-binding protein, translated as MDETSRRTYLKGTAAGAATLGLAGCLGFGGGSGENTIQIGSDIPYPPFEYTTTEGELRGFDVDIAEAVFGDQLGMNPNFQDTSFDTIINSLKAKNFRVIMSAMTITETRAESVDFSDPYFTAYQTIVVRQDSPIDEKSDLKGKTVGVQKGTTGESAAQELKAEFNGDLQINSYDQIAAAFSSLLNNQVVAVINDNTVSAEYVSKNPEDLRFVEGEGAATEQGREAPPYLTLTVEDYGIAFRQDDDDLRADVNEALATIRENGTYDEIYNEYFAG; from the coding sequence ATGGACGAAACGAGCAGGCGTACGTACCTCAAAGGAACCGCAGCCGGAGCGGCCACGCTCGGCCTCGCCGGCTGCCTCGGGTTCGGCGGCGGCAGCGGCGAAAACACCATCCAGATCGGGAGCGACATCCCCTACCCGCCGTTCGAGTACACCACCACGGAAGGAGAGCTCCGCGGGTTCGACGTGGACATCGCGGAGGCCGTGTTCGGCGACCAGCTCGGCATGAACCCGAACTTCCAGGACACCTCGTTCGACACCATCATCAACTCGCTCAAGGCGAAGAACTTCCGCGTCATCATGTCCGCGATGACCATCACGGAGACGCGCGCGGAGAGCGTGGACTTCTCCGACCCGTACTTCACGGCGTACCAGACCATCGTCGTTCGGCAGGACTCCCCGATCGACGAGAAGTCCGACCTCAAGGGGAAGACCGTCGGCGTGCAGAAGGGAACCACGGGAGAGAGCGCCGCGCAGGAACTCAAGGCCGAGTTCAACGGCGACCTCCAGATTAACTCCTACGACCAGATCGCGGCCGCGTTCAGCAGCCTCCTCAACAATCAGGTCGTCGCGGTGATCAACGACAACACGGTCAGCGCGGAGTACGTCAGCAAGAACCCCGAAGACCTCCGGTTCGTCGAGGGGGAGGGCGCGGCGACCGAACAGGGCCGGGAGGCCCCGCCGTACCTCACGCTCACCGTCGAGGACTACGGTATCGCGTTCCGCCAGGACGACGACGACCTCCGCGCTGACGTGAACGAGGCGCTCGCGACCATCCGCGAGAACGGCACGTACGACGAGATATACAACGAGTACTTCGCGGGCTAA
- a CDS encoding metalloregulator ArsR/SmtB family transcription factor, with product MSESERLRRKVDADLGGCCDADVANRLSELRALADDADERAGTRAVFAVLGDETRNRLVRVLAASDDRLCVCELEPLFSVSESALSHALSDLADAGLVTREKEGNWRYYETTERAERLLAAAEADA from the coding sequence ATGAGTGAGAGTGAGCGGCTCCGTCGGAAGGTCGACGCCGACCTCGGCGGGTGCTGCGACGCGGACGTGGCGAACCGACTGAGCGAACTGCGCGCGCTCGCGGACGACGCCGACGAGCGCGCCGGAACGAGAGCGGTGTTCGCCGTGCTCGGAGACGAGACGCGAAACCGCCTCGTGCGCGTGCTCGCGGCGAGCGACGACCGGCTCTGTGTCTGCGAACTCGAACCGCTCTTCTCGGTGAGCGAGAGCGCGCTGAGCCACGCGCTCTCCGACCTCGCGGACGCCGGCCTCGTCACGCGGGAGAAGGAGGGGAACTGGCGGTACTACGAGACGACAGAGCGCGCCGAGCGCCTGCTCGCCGCCGCGGAGGCCGACGCGTGA
- a CDS encoding COX15/CtaA family protein: MASLRRAVAWLDDHAPEIALATTGVTFFLLLLGLYTAAVGAGATCNETYPGCAGQLSPIGLTLPQFIEWFHRFVAMAVGFVIFGNALVLQHRFPDTNASRSGWIALFILPLQVVLGGTTVTFAGLVEGGYAPPVQSLHFVAAFAIFAALVAATAWAYQRAGRVGPNASQTALTVGAGAFLAHLLLARDLLFAYTATAQTLYHFAALLGFAALFAALCWNTGLSARARTAAGAAIGFYLGETALTVGLVLVTTPVELAAYVAAALALVAAGVAARTPDRGDRARPTAE, encoded by the coding sequence ATGGCTTCCCTTCGACGGGCCGTCGCGTGGCTGGACGACCACGCCCCCGAGATCGCGCTCGCCACTACCGGCGTGACGTTCTTCCTCCTCCTGCTCGGCCTCTACACGGCCGCCGTCGGCGCGGGCGCGACCTGTAACGAGACGTACCCCGGGTGCGCCGGACAGCTCTCCCCGATCGGTCTCACGCTCCCGCAGTTCATCGAGTGGTTCCACCGGTTCGTCGCGATGGCTGTCGGCTTCGTCATCTTCGGGAACGCGCTCGTTCTCCAGCATCGGTTCCCGGACACGAACGCGAGTCGCTCCGGCTGGATAGCGCTCTTCATCCTCCCGCTTCAGGTCGTGCTCGGCGGCACCACCGTCACCTTCGCCGGACTCGTCGAGGGCGGGTACGCGCCGCCCGTGCAGTCCCTGCACTTCGTCGCCGCGTTCGCTATCTTCGCCGCGCTCGTCGCCGCGACCGCGTGGGCGTACCAGCGCGCCGGGCGCGTCGGCCCGAACGCCTCCCAGACCGCACTCACCGTCGGCGCGGGCGCGTTCCTCGCGCACCTCCTGCTCGCCCGCGACCTCCTCTTCGCCTACACCGCGACCGCCCAGACGCTCTACCACTTCGCCGCCCTCCTCGGGTTCGCCGCGCTGTTCGCCGCGCTCTGCTGGAACACCGGCCTCTCCGCACGCGCCCGCACCGCCGCTGGCGCTGCAATCGGGTTCTACCTCGGCGAAACCGCGCTCACCGTCGGACTGGTACTCGTCACGACGCCCGTCGAACTCGCCGCCTACGTCGCCGCCGCGCTCGCGCTCGTCGCCGCCGGTGTCGCCGCACGCACTCCCGACCGCGGGGATCGCGCCCGCCCGACCGCCGAGTGA
- a CDS encoding NADP-dependent malic enzyme: MGLDEDALDYHREDPPGKIEISTTKPTNTQRDLSLAYSPGVAAPCERIASNPDDAYQYTAKGNLVGVVSNGSAVLGLGDIGAQASKPVMEGKGVLFKRFADIDVFDIELDQSDAEDIVTSVSAMEPTFGGINLEDIKAPECFVIENRLREEMDIPVFHDDQHGTAIISGAALLNAADISGKDLEDVEVVFSGAGASAIASARFYVSLGVRKENITMCDSSGPITPGREDVNEYKQEFARETDADDLADAMAGADVFVGLSVGGIVSEEMVASMADDPIIFAMANPDPEIGYDEAKSARDDTVIMATGRSDYPNMVNNVLGFPFIFRGALDVRATDINEEMKVAAAEALADLARQDVPDAVVKAYGDQPLQFGSEYIIPKPLDPRVLFEVAPAVADAAMETGVARESVDLEEYRERLEARLGKSREMMRVVLNKAKSDPKRVALAEGDNEKMIRAAYQLQEEGIAEPVLLGDRGTIEGTVGGLGLDFDPEIVDPDEGDHDAYADRLHELRKRKGVTRSEAGELVAKDSNYLGSVMVEEGDADALLTGLTHHYPSALKPPLQVIGTAPDADYVAGVYMLTFKNRVVFAADTTVNQDPSKEVLAEVAEHTADLARRFNVDPRVAMLSYSNFGSVDTEGTRKVRDAAKSLRENPEVDFPVDGEMQADTAVVEDILSGTYDFAELEEAANVLIFPNLEAGNIGYKLLQRLGGADAIGPMLVGMDEPVHVLQRGDEVKDIVNLAGVAVVDAQEE, encoded by the coding sequence ATGGGACTCGACGAGGACGCCTTAGACTACCACCGCGAAGACCCGCCAGGGAAGATAGAGATATCGACGACGAAACCGACGAACACGCAGCGAGACCTCTCGCTCGCGTACTCGCCCGGGGTCGCCGCGCCCTGCGAGCGCATCGCGAGCAATCCCGACGACGCCTACCAGTACACGGCGAAGGGGAACCTCGTCGGCGTCGTCTCGAACGGCTCGGCCGTGCTCGGCCTCGGCGACATCGGCGCGCAGGCGTCGAAGCCCGTGATGGAGGGCAAGGGCGTGCTGTTCAAGCGGTTCGCGGACATCGACGTGTTCGACATCGAACTCGACCAGAGCGACGCCGAGGACATCGTCACGTCCGTCTCCGCGATGGAACCGACGTTCGGCGGCATCAACCTTGAGGACATCAAGGCCCCCGAGTGCTTCGTCATCGAGAACCGCCTGCGGGAGGAGATGGACATCCCGGTGTTCCACGACGACCAGCACGGGACGGCCATCATCTCGGGCGCGGCGCTCCTGAACGCCGCCGACATCTCCGGGAAAGACCTCGAAGACGTGGAGGTCGTGTTCTCGGGCGCGGGTGCGTCCGCCATCGCGAGCGCGCGGTTCTACGTCTCGCTCGGCGTGCGCAAGGAGAACATCACGATGTGCGACTCCTCCGGCCCCATCACGCCCGGCCGCGAGGACGTGAACGAGTACAAGCAGGAGTTCGCGCGCGAGACCGACGCGGACGACCTCGCGGACGCGATGGCGGGCGCGGACGTGTTCGTCGGGCTCAGCGTCGGCGGCATCGTGAGCGAGGAGATGGTGGCGTCGATGGCGGACGACCCCATCATCTTCGCGATGGCGAACCCCGACCCCGAGATCGGGTACGACGAGGCGAAGTCCGCGCGCGACGACACGGTCATCATGGCGACCGGGCGCTCCGACTACCCGAACATGGTGAACAACGTCCTCGGGTTCCCGTTCATCTTCCGGGGCGCGCTCGACGTGCGCGCGACGGACATCAACGAGGAGATGAAGGTCGCGGCGGCGGAGGCGCTCGCCGACCTCGCGCGCCAGGACGTGCCGGACGCGGTCGTGAAGGCGTACGGCGACCAGCCCCTGCAGTTCGGCTCCGAGTACATCATCCCGAAGCCGCTCGACCCCCGCGTGCTGTTCGAGGTCGCGCCCGCGGTCGCGGACGCCGCGATGGAGACCGGGGTCGCCCGGGAGTCCGTCGACCTCGAAGAATACAGGGAACGCCTCGAAGCCCGCCTCGGCAAATCGCGGGAGATGATGCGGGTCGTGTTGAACAAGGCGAAGAGCGACCCGAAGCGCGTCGCGCTCGCGGAGGGCGACAACGAGAAGATGATTCGCGCGGCGTACCAGCTCCAGGAGGAAGGCATCGCGGAGCCCGTTCTCCTGGGAGACCGCGGCACCATCGAGGGGACGGTCGGCGGCCTCGGACTGGACTTCGACCCCGAAATCGTCGACCCGGACGAGGGCGACCACGACGCGTACGCCGACCGCCTCCACGAACTCCGCAAGCGCAAGGGCGTGACGCGGAGCGAAGCGGGCGAACTCGTGGCGAAGGACTCGAACTACCTCGGGAGCGTGATGGTCGAGGAGGGCGACGCGGACGCGCTCCTCACCGGCCTCACCCACCACTACCCGAGCGCGCTCAAGCCGCCGCTCCAGGTCATCGGCACCGCGCCGGACGCGGACTACGTCGCGGGCGTCTACATGCTGACGTTCAAGAACCGCGTCGTGTTCGCCGCGGACACCACGGTGAACCAGGATCCCTCGAAGGAGGTGCTGGCGGAGGTCGCGGAGCACACCGCGGACCTCGCGCGCCGCTTCAACGTCGACCCGCGCGTCGCGATGCTCTCCTACTCGAACTTCGGCAGCGTCGACACAGAGGGCACGCGGAAGGTGCGTGACGCCGCGAAGTCCCTGCGCGAGAACCCCGAGGTCGACTTCCCGGTGGACGGCGAGATGCAGGCGGACACCGCCGTCGTCGAGGATATCCTCTCCGGAACGTACGACTTCGCGGAGCTCGAGGAGGCCGCGAACGTCCTCATCTTCCCGAACCTCGAAGCCGGAAACATCGGGTACAAACTCCTCCAGCGTCTCGGTGGCGCGGACGCCATCGGCCCGATGCTCGTCGGGATGGACGAACCCGTCCACGTCCTCCAGCGCGGCGACGAAGTCAAAGATATCGTCAACCTCGCGGGAGTTGCGGTCGTCGACGCGCAAGAGGAGTAA
- a CDS encoding amino acid ABC transporter permease has protein sequence MSQLSPTTAADGHGSDAPSDSTYRAIGIAAAVAFSAVTALFLGAAVLQVDPSLLVEVIYPQFVNAFLIVLGIFVVSAFTSLVGGVLVGLGRVSNTRITYGVSTVYVEFFRGTPLLFQLVMVYFGIPELWPGAFPPDWKYPAAVLALTLNHSAYIGEAVRGGIDAVPDGQMEAARSLGMGYVQSMREVVLPQAWRNALAAIGNDLVIVIKDTSLLTFIAVPELIDAFRSIYSATFDAWTPIIIVAVAYLALTVPLGALVRYMERRATPGGGHE, from the coding sequence ATGTCCCAGCTATCGCCCACCACGGCGGCGGACGGTCACGGCTCGGACGCGCCCTCGGACAGCACGTATCGTGCGATCGGTATCGCCGCAGCGGTCGCGTTCTCGGCTGTAACGGCTCTGTTCCTCGGCGCTGCAGTTCTCCAGGTCGACCCGTCGCTCCTCGTCGAGGTCATCTACCCGCAGTTCGTCAACGCGTTCCTCATCGTGCTCGGCATCTTCGTCGTCAGCGCGTTCACGTCGCTCGTCGGTGGCGTGCTCGTCGGGCTGGGACGCGTCTCGAACACTCGCATCACGTACGGCGTCTCGACCGTCTACGTCGAGTTCTTCCGCGGAACGCCACTTCTCTTCCAGCTCGTGATGGTCTACTTCGGGATTCCGGAGCTCTGGCCGGGCGCGTTCCCGCCGGACTGGAAGTACCCGGCCGCCGTTCTCGCGCTCACGCTCAACCACTCCGCGTACATCGGTGAGGCCGTCCGCGGCGGCATCGACGCCGTCCCCGACGGCCAGATGGAGGCCGCGCGGTCGCTCGGGATGGGTTACGTCCAGTCGATGCGGGAGGTCGTCCTCCCCCAGGCGTGGCGGAACGCGCTCGCCGCAATCGGAAACGACCTCGTCATCGTCATCAAGGACACGTCCCTGTTGACGTTCATCGCCGTCCCCGAACTCATCGACGCGTTCCGGAGCATCTACTCGGCGACGTTCGACGCGTGGACGCCGATCATCATCGTCGCCGTCGCCTACCTCGCGCTCACGGTGCCGCTCGGCGCGCTCGTGCGGTACATGGAACGCCGCGCGACCCCGGGAGGTGGCCACGAATGA
- a CDS encoding Na+/H+ antiporter NhaC family protein produces the protein MALESITAGPWSLVPALFAISLAWYTKDALVGLFVGVASAAVVYGALQPTVVGVPGTVVATQLVPVVRVLGVELGPVNAGNALGALFGLKVLPTLVATSPLFSSAWYVENVLVAIFAIGGMMGLMIRAGAIQGVLDALASRVDSAADAEKATFLAGILIHIDDYFNCLVVGSMMRPLTDKYQVSRAKLAYYVDSAGSPAARLAFYSTWGAALISFIAAGVKQAAQQGQLPDALSSYVTRSGDGVQVVTDALWPLFFNSIAFGFYSWTALLVAALVAWQVLPNAFGMKTEEERARAGDGVVGPDADPMISEEMEEYAMYEGATPRWTNFAIPLAVMVLVALGAMFWTGRALIETAAGTFALHIGGVQLGLAATTAMVVAFVLYRVRGDIPSNDDGTDALLTGFKGIFLAAVILMLASSIQNSVTVLGISSFVTDWFAGIPPAFIPVLVFLATSFISFSDGSSWSTYGIMFPIAIPVAFATGANLPLVLGAVFSGGIFGDHSSPISDTTVLASSTSGSDHLVHVRTQIPYAIASATVAAVLFLILGVLLPEGFRVIPY, from the coding sequence ATGGCGCTCGAATCGATTACAGCCGGTCCGTGGTCGCTCGTCCCGGCGCTCTTCGCGATCTCCCTCGCGTGGTACACGAAGGACGCGCTCGTCGGACTGTTCGTCGGCGTCGCGAGCGCAGCGGTCGTCTACGGCGCGCTCCAACCGACAGTCGTCGGCGTGCCCGGAACCGTCGTCGCGACCCAGCTCGTCCCCGTCGTTCGCGTTCTCGGCGTGGAACTCGGGCCCGTGAACGCCGGGAACGCCCTCGGCGCGCTCTTCGGGTTGAAGGTTCTGCCGACGCTCGTCGCCACCTCGCCGCTGTTCAGCAGCGCCTGGTACGTCGAGAACGTCCTCGTCGCCATCTTCGCTATCGGCGGCATGATGGGGTTGATGATTCGCGCCGGGGCCATCCAGGGCGTCCTCGACGCGCTCGCGTCCCGCGTCGACTCCGCCGCGGACGCCGAGAAGGCGACCTTCCTCGCCGGCATCCTCATCCACATTGACGACTACTTCAACTGCCTCGTCGTCGGGTCGATGATGCGCCCGCTCACCGACAAGTATCAGGTGTCGCGGGCGAAACTCGCGTACTACGTCGACTCGGCCGGCAGTCCCGCCGCCCGCCTCGCGTTCTACTCCACGTGGGGCGCCGCCCTCATCTCCTTCATCGCCGCTGGCGTCAAACAAGCCGCCCAGCAGGGCCAACTTCCGGACGCGCTCTCCTCGTACGTCACCCGGAGCGGCGACGGCGTTCAAGTCGTCACGGACGCCCTCTGGCCGCTCTTCTTCAACAGCATCGCGTTCGGGTTCTACTCGTGGACCGCGCTCCTCGTCGCCGCGCTCGTCGCCTGGCAGGTGCTCCCGAACGCCTTCGGCATGAAGACCGAGGAGGAACGCGCCCGCGCCGGCGACGGCGTCGTCGGCCCCGACGCGGATCCCATGATCTCCGAGGAGATGGAGGAGTACGCCATGTACGAGGGCGCGACCCCGCGCTGGACGAACTTCGCGATTCCGCTCGCCGTGATGGTTCTCGTCGCGCTCGGCGCGATGTTCTGGACGGGCCGCGCGCTCATCGAGACCGCGGCCGGCACGTTCGCGCTCCACATCGGCGGCGTCCAACTCGGCCTCGCCGCCACGACCGCGATGGTCGTCGCGTTCGTCCTCTACCGCGTCCGCGGCGACATCCCCTCGAACGACGACGGCACCGACGCCCTGCTCACCGGCTTCAAGGGCATCTTCCTCGCCGCCGTCATCCTCATGCTCGCGTCAAGCATCCAGAACAGCGTCACCGTCCTCGGCATCAGCAGCTTCGTCACCGACTGGTTCGCCGGCATCCCGCCCGCGTTCATCCCCGTCCTCGTCTTCCTCGCCACGAGCTTCATCAGCTTCAGCGACGGCTCCTCGTGGTCGACGTACGGCATCATGTTCCCCATCGCGATTCCCGTCGCGTTCGCGACCGGCGCGAACCTCCCCCTCGTCCTCGGCGCGGTGTTCTCCGGCGGCATCTTCGGCGACCACTCCAGCCCCATCAGCGACACCACCGTCCTCGCGTCCTCCACGAGCGGCAGCGACCACCTCGTCCACGTCCGCACCCAGATTCCGTACGCCATCGCGTCGGCGACGGTCGCCGCCGTGCTCTTCTTGATTCTCGGCGTCCTCCTCCCCGAAGGCTTCCGCGTGATACCGTACTAG